The Dermochelys coriacea isolate rDerCor1 chromosome 7, rDerCor1.pri.v4, whole genome shotgun sequence genome window below encodes:
- the TTC9C gene encoding tetratricopeptide repeat protein 9C — translation MAAQGSSVEAMDQRLQQAQSFKEDGNRCYKEGRFRDAVSRYHRALLQLRGLDPSVPSPLQAFGREQPLVTPEQERALHGTQTDCYNNLAACLLHMEPVNYERVKEYSLKVLERQPENPKALYRAGVAAYHLRDYDQARHYLMAASCSQPRDANVKRYLQLTESQLTTYHQKEKQLYMGMFS, via the exons GGCTCTTCAGTGGAGGCCATGGACCAGCGGCTCCAGCAGGCCCAGAGCTTCAAAGAAGACGGGAACCGGTGCTACAAAGAGGGGCGCTTCAGGGATGCCGTGAGCCGCTACCACCGGGCACTGCTGCAGTTGCGAGGGTTGGACCCCAGTGTACCCTCTCCCCTGCAGGCCTTCGGGCGCGAGCAGCCGCTAGTGACACCTGAGCAGGAGAGGGCACTGCACGGCACCCAGACTGACTGCTACAACAACCTGGCTG cctgctTGCTCCACATGGAGCCAGTGAACTACGAGCGGGTGAAGGAGTACAGCCTCAAAGTGCTGGAGAGGCAGCCTGAGAATCCCAAGGCCTTGTACCGTGCCGGTGTGGCCGCCTACCACCTGCGGGACTACGACCAGGCCCGGCACTATCTCATGGCAGCCTCATGCAGCCAGCCCCGAG ATGCCAATGTCAAGCGGTACCTGCAGCTGACAGAGTCCCAGCTCACCACCTACCACCAGAAGGAGAAGCAGCTCTACATGGGGATGTTCAGCTAG
- the LOC119859359 gene encoding dapper homolog 2-like isoform X1 encodes MARRAVPPSLWSGSDRVRFGERLQASLAGILELELLKETQKGTVESALGVREPAGAVPGGQRQQGWGSLGAKEPLPPAKLDRSKSEDLLGIPEKPCVSYCSSESIDVGHQARNRDSRTPATSLALRTAGSSEQLLLLKRPRAQAEPNFTAPETSEADSRPSSGFYETSEMGSLSDSSTSMHSECPGGSHCSVGSLSYLPGLRDSGCSRPHSTDEATVRLLDLRLQRVMAPNAPRSPHAAPRRPVSTGDLEFLLSLGELSPAFPQSLQLLRYKCDLVSRSTSEIYHYPSPLHAVALQSPLFTSGLSRGPSQEDLSERAAIPTVQKGSPQSGPAPSEEQRRAQLDRYIAKLVLRYRCRSAASRTEPSYLAGHQKSQSMSSVCGSPLAAGPLPGWKIRRRISTCSHLRSPEGPDSSQALAAPGGRGSTASSVGSSERSMGSLLEQLSLCREQPEGAGWAEASSCHPHVVRVKASSRKTLGTERERLYKGKHASRELVKAGEGAERSWLSPRELLRRISLRRRPALRAEGGSRCSSEVNVRTPRPVYQCSSQHCLEPPGRHKWASVLEISSQALGRPKAEPFPPPSRQLAFSTDSCFPDGSQLELQPQRAEGSSASSLSEVDAVSLNGDWQLRQLGPPGACPLHASAALDSSNLAMASYKLHRTRSFKELKRMVSRSLRPLAPKASGASK; translated from the exons cagggatggggcagcCTGGGGGCTAAGGAACCACTGCCCCCAGCTAAGCTGGACCGGAGCAAGTCTGAGGACCTGCTGGGCATCCCTGAGAAGCCGTGCGTCTCCTACTGCTCCTCTGAGAGCATCGACGTGGGACACCAGGCCAGGAACAGGGACAGCAGAACGCCGGCGACGAGCCTGGCATTGAGAACCGCTGGATCCAGCGAACAGCTGCTGCTCCTCAAGAGACCCAGGGCACAGGCAGAGCCTAACTTTACTGCACCAGAGACCTCAGAGGCCGACTCCAGGCCCAGCTCGG GGTTCTACGAGACCAGCGAGATGGGCTCCCTGTCCGACTCCTCCACATCCATGCACAGCGAGTGCCCGGGGGGCTCGCACTGCAGTGTTGGTTCCCTCTCCTACCTCCCAGGCCTACGGGACAGTGGCTGTTCACGGCCGCACTCCACTGACGAGGCCACTGTCCGGCTTCTTGACCTCCGGCTGCAGCGGGTAATGGCACCCAATGCTCCCAGAagcccccatgctgctcccaggagACCAGTCTCAACAG GGGACCTGGAGTTCTTGCTGAGCCTGGGTGAGCTTTCTCCAGCCTTCCCTCAGAGCTTGCAGCTCCTGCGGTACAAGTGCGACCTGGTGTCCCGCAGCACCAGCGAGATCTACCACTACCCCAGCCCATTGCATGCCGTGGCCTTGCAAAGTCCACTCTTTACCAGCGGCCTGTCCCGGGGCCCATCCCAGGAGGACCTCAGCGAGCGGGCAGCCATCCCCACTGTGCAGAAGGGCTCTCCCCAGAGTGGGCCAGCCCCCTCAGAGGAGCAGCGCCGAGCCCAGCTGGACCGTTACATCGCCAAGCTGGTGTTGAGGTACAGGTGTCGGTCGGCAGCTAGTCGCACGGAGCCTAGCTACTTGGCAGGGCACCAGAAGAGCCAGTCCATGTCATCCGTCTGTGGCTCCCCACTGGCAGCTGGGCCGCTCCCCGGCTGGAAAATCCGCAGGCGCATTTCTACCTGCTCCCACCTCCGCTCTCCAGAGGGGCCTGACAGCTCCCAAGCACTGGCCGCCCCAGGGGGCCGGGGCTCCACCGCCTCCTCTGTGGGATCCAGCGAACGCTCAATGGGATCGCTCCTGGAGCAGCTCTCACTGTGCCGGGAGCAGCCAGAGGGAGCCGGCTGGGCTGAGGCCTCGTCCTGTCATCCCCATGTGGTCAGGGTCAAGGCCTCCTCCAGGAAGACCCTTGGCACTGAGCGGGAGCGGCTGTACAAGGGCAAGCATGCCTCGCGGGAGTTGGTGAAGGCAGGCGAGGGTGCGGAGCGCAGCTGGCTCAGCCCGCGGGAGCTGCTTCGCAGGATCAGCCTCCGGCGCAGGCCAGCTCTCCGGGCAGAAGGGGGGAGCCGCTGCAGCTCAGAGGTGAACGTCCGCACGCCGAGGCCTGTGTATcagtgcagctcccagcactgcctggagcccccaGGCAGACACAAGTGGGCGTCCGTCCTGGAGATCTCCAGCCAGGCTCTGGGGAGGCCGAAAGCtgagcccttccccccaccaagcCGCCAGCTGGCCTTCTCCACAGACTCCTGCTTCCCTGATGGCagccagctggagctgcagccacAGCGGGCTGAGGGCAGCAGTGCCTCCAGCCTCAGTGAGGTGGATGCCGTCAGCCTGAATGGGGATTGGCAACTGCGGCAGCTGGGGCCACCCGGGGCCTGCCCGCTTCATGCCTCCGCCGCACTGGATTCCAGCAACCTGGCCATGGCCAGCTACAAACTACACAGGACCCGCTCCTTCAAGGAGCTGAAGAGGATGGTGAGCCGTTCCCTCAGGCCTCTGGCTCCCAAGGCCAGCGGAGCCTCCAAGTGA
- the LOC119859359 gene encoding dapper homolog 2-like isoform X2 — protein sequence MARRAVPPSLWSGSDRVRFGERLQASLAGILELELLKETQKGTVESALGVREPAGAVPGGQRQGWGSLGAKEPLPPAKLDRSKSEDLLGIPEKPCVSYCSSESIDVGHQARNRDSRTPATSLALRTAGSSEQLLLLKRPRAQAEPNFTAPETSEADSRPSSGFYETSEMGSLSDSSTSMHSECPGGSHCSVGSLSYLPGLRDSGCSRPHSTDEATVRLLDLRLQRVMAPNAPRSPHAAPRRPVSTGDLEFLLSLGELSPAFPQSLQLLRYKCDLVSRSTSEIYHYPSPLHAVALQSPLFTSGLSRGPSQEDLSERAAIPTVQKGSPQSGPAPSEEQRRAQLDRYIAKLVLRYRCRSAASRTEPSYLAGHQKSQSMSSVCGSPLAAGPLPGWKIRRRISTCSHLRSPEGPDSSQALAAPGGRGSTASSVGSSERSMGSLLEQLSLCREQPEGAGWAEASSCHPHVVRVKASSRKTLGTERERLYKGKHASRELVKAGEGAERSWLSPRELLRRISLRRRPALRAEGGSRCSSEVNVRTPRPVYQCSSQHCLEPPGRHKWASVLEISSQALGRPKAEPFPPPSRQLAFSTDSCFPDGSQLELQPQRAEGSSASSLSEVDAVSLNGDWQLRQLGPPGACPLHASAALDSSNLAMASYKLHRTRSFKELKRMVSRSLRPLAPKASGASK from the exons ggatggggcagcCTGGGGGCTAAGGAACCACTGCCCCCAGCTAAGCTGGACCGGAGCAAGTCTGAGGACCTGCTGGGCATCCCTGAGAAGCCGTGCGTCTCCTACTGCTCCTCTGAGAGCATCGACGTGGGACACCAGGCCAGGAACAGGGACAGCAGAACGCCGGCGACGAGCCTGGCATTGAGAACCGCTGGATCCAGCGAACAGCTGCTGCTCCTCAAGAGACCCAGGGCACAGGCAGAGCCTAACTTTACTGCACCAGAGACCTCAGAGGCCGACTCCAGGCCCAGCTCGG GGTTCTACGAGACCAGCGAGATGGGCTCCCTGTCCGACTCCTCCACATCCATGCACAGCGAGTGCCCGGGGGGCTCGCACTGCAGTGTTGGTTCCCTCTCCTACCTCCCAGGCCTACGGGACAGTGGCTGTTCACGGCCGCACTCCACTGACGAGGCCACTGTCCGGCTTCTTGACCTCCGGCTGCAGCGGGTAATGGCACCCAATGCTCCCAGAagcccccatgctgctcccaggagACCAGTCTCAACAG GGGACCTGGAGTTCTTGCTGAGCCTGGGTGAGCTTTCTCCAGCCTTCCCTCAGAGCTTGCAGCTCCTGCGGTACAAGTGCGACCTGGTGTCCCGCAGCACCAGCGAGATCTACCACTACCCCAGCCCATTGCATGCCGTGGCCTTGCAAAGTCCACTCTTTACCAGCGGCCTGTCCCGGGGCCCATCCCAGGAGGACCTCAGCGAGCGGGCAGCCATCCCCACTGTGCAGAAGGGCTCTCCCCAGAGTGGGCCAGCCCCCTCAGAGGAGCAGCGCCGAGCCCAGCTGGACCGTTACATCGCCAAGCTGGTGTTGAGGTACAGGTGTCGGTCGGCAGCTAGTCGCACGGAGCCTAGCTACTTGGCAGGGCACCAGAAGAGCCAGTCCATGTCATCCGTCTGTGGCTCCCCACTGGCAGCTGGGCCGCTCCCCGGCTGGAAAATCCGCAGGCGCATTTCTACCTGCTCCCACCTCCGCTCTCCAGAGGGGCCTGACAGCTCCCAAGCACTGGCCGCCCCAGGGGGCCGGGGCTCCACCGCCTCCTCTGTGGGATCCAGCGAACGCTCAATGGGATCGCTCCTGGAGCAGCTCTCACTGTGCCGGGAGCAGCCAGAGGGAGCCGGCTGGGCTGAGGCCTCGTCCTGTCATCCCCATGTGGTCAGGGTCAAGGCCTCCTCCAGGAAGACCCTTGGCACTGAGCGGGAGCGGCTGTACAAGGGCAAGCATGCCTCGCGGGAGTTGGTGAAGGCAGGCGAGGGTGCGGAGCGCAGCTGGCTCAGCCCGCGGGAGCTGCTTCGCAGGATCAGCCTCCGGCGCAGGCCAGCTCTCCGGGCAGAAGGGGGGAGCCGCTGCAGCTCAGAGGTGAACGTCCGCACGCCGAGGCCTGTGTATcagtgcagctcccagcactgcctggagcccccaGGCAGACACAAGTGGGCGTCCGTCCTGGAGATCTCCAGCCAGGCTCTGGGGAGGCCGAAAGCtgagcccttccccccaccaagcCGCCAGCTGGCCTTCTCCACAGACTCCTGCTTCCCTGATGGCagccagctggagctgcagccacAGCGGGCTGAGGGCAGCAGTGCCTCCAGCCTCAGTGAGGTGGATGCCGTCAGCCTGAATGGGGATTGGCAACTGCGGCAGCTGGGGCCACCCGGGGCCTGCCCGCTTCATGCCTCCGCCGCACTGGATTCCAGCAACCTGGCCATGGCCAGCTACAAACTACACAGGACCCGCTCCTTCAAGGAGCTGAAGAGGATGGTGAGCCGTTCCCTCAGGCCTCTGGCTCCCAAGGCCAGCGGAGCCTCCAAGTGA